A window from Vibrio cortegadensis encodes these proteins:
- a CDS encoding alkaline phosphatase, with amino-acid sequence MKPLIKPLILAAATYTLSFSALSAEIKNVILMIGDGMGPQQVGLLETYANRAPHSVYKGETTAIYKLAQQGVIGSSLTHPEDAIVVDSACSATMLATGIYTGSEVIGINSNGDHVETVLEQAKRMGKATGLVSDTRLTHATPASFAAHQPHRSLENDIASDMLHTGVDVMLSGGLRHWIPKSTNDKKQTYKDLQALTGGDVYLKSKRKDERNLLAEAQTDGYSLAFNKTMLDSAQGDKLLGLFAYSGMNDGIAYTNSKRDPNRTQPSLKEMTEKALNVLSKDEDGFFLMVEGGQIDWAGHSNDAGTMLHEMIKFDEAVNSVYQWAQGREDTIIIVTADHETGSFGFSYSSDKLPKPEKRTGEAFEKRSYAPNFNFGKFEILDGLYNQKQSYYGMISAFEKLDKAQQTPAKLAEIVNQNSEFPITEAQAAKVMKSKPNPYRLAGHKYLDAENVPAINDFDAFFPYNDRGNLLAREQATGQNTVWGTGTHTHTPVNVFAWGPAENIIPVSKIMHHSELGQYIKDQVK; translated from the coding sequence ATGAAGCCGTTAATCAAACCACTTATCTTAGCCGCAGCAACCTATACGCTCTCCTTCTCTGCTCTATCTGCTGAGATAAAAAATGTCATCCTAATGATTGGTGATGGCATGGGACCGCAACAAGTTGGTTTACTTGAAACATACGCTAATCGAGCGCCGCACTCCGTATATAAAGGAGAAACAACGGCTATCTATAAGCTCGCTCAACAAGGCGTAATTGGATCATCATTAACTCATCCAGAAGATGCGATTGTGGTTGATTCCGCGTGTTCAGCTACAATGCTAGCAACGGGTATCTATACGGGTTCAGAGGTTATCGGTATCAACTCAAATGGCGATCATGTTGAAACCGTATTAGAACAGGCAAAACGCATGGGGAAAGCGACTGGGTTGGTGTCAGATACACGTCTAACTCATGCCACTCCAGCCTCTTTTGCGGCTCATCAACCTCATCGTTCTTTAGAGAATGATATTGCATCAGATATGCTACATACTGGTGTTGATGTCATGTTGTCTGGCGGATTACGTCACTGGATCCCGAAGTCGACGAATGACAAAAAACAAACTTATAAAGATCTACAAGCTCTGACAGGCGGTGATGTATACCTTAAATCAAAACGCAAAGATGAGCGAAATCTACTCGCTGAAGCCCAAACTGATGGCTACAGCTTAGCGTTTAACAAAACCATGTTAGACAGTGCTCAAGGCGATAAATTATTAGGTCTTTTCGCCTATTCAGGAATGAATGACGGCATCGCTTATACCAACTCGAAACGCGATCCGAACCGCACTCAACCTTCGCTTAAAGAGATGACAGAAAAAGCACTCAATGTCTTATCAAAAGATGAGGATGGTTTTTTCTTGATGGTTGAAGGTGGGCAGATCGACTGGGCAGGTCATAGCAATGATGCAGGAACAATGCTGCACGAAATGATTAAGTTTGATGAGGCGGTAAACTCGGTCTACCAGTGGGCTCAAGGTCGTGAAGATACCATTATTATCGTCACTGCCGACCATGAGACAGGCTCATTCGGCTTTAGTTACTCTTCAGATAAGTTACCAAAACCAGAAAAACGCACTGGCGAAGCTTTTGAGAAACGCAGTTATGCCCCTAACTTCAATTTCGGAAAGTTTGAAATTTTAGATGGCCTGTACAATCAAAAACAGAGTTATTACGGCATGATCAGCGCATTTGAAAAACTCGATAAAGCCCAGCAAACACCAGCAAAACTGGCAGAGATAGTGAACCAAAATAGTGAATTCCCAATTACAGAAGCTCAAGCGGCAAAAGTAATGAAGAGTAAGCCCAACCCATATAGACTTGCTGGCCATAAATATTTAGATGCCGAGAATGTACCAGCGATAAACGACTTTGATGCATTTTTCCCTTACAACGACCGTGGTAATTTACTCGCAAGAGAACAAGCAACTGGCCAAAACACCGTTTGGGGTACTGGTACTCATACGCACACGCCAGTGAACGTTTTTGCGTGGGGACCAGCAGAAAACATTATCCCAGTGTCAAAAATTATGCACCACTCTGAACTGGGGCAATATATTAAAGACCAAGTAAAATAA
- the dnaX gene encoding DNA polymerase III subunit gamma/tau has product MSYLALARKWRPTKFNEVVGQAHVLTALENALSQNRLHHAYLFSGTRGVGKTSIGRLFAKGLNCETGITSEPCGECSTCREIDEGRFVDLLEIDAASRTKVEDTRELLDNVQYKPARGRFKVYLIDEVHMLSRHSFNALLKTLEEPPEYVKFLLATTDPQKLPVTILSRCLQFHLKPISVDNIHQQLDRILEQEQVTADARALGMISHAADGSMRDALSLTDQAIALGNGSIITDTVAHMLGTLDTDQAIHLLEAISSKQAQVAMDSIQTLAENGVEWDGLLRQLSTQLHRVAMYQALPSTLDQSQPDAAKIELLAKSLTPQDVQLYYQIALKGREDLPLSPTERVGLEMIVLRMMAFRPAQSVEASAITSSDNTAASVLETAPSQQELRSKPEPQPSASQRAPSQSVGQDQPAPVTPAPSSPRQAVPTPQSQAQYNQASQAPVSDPHYDQMVPQYDDVPPSDYHHGNVPPEYGNSPYPDSSYSDGKHANESYANSGTAQESPVTRPAERPVQAPASNTPASPVSSLRHQLRSQRRNQSGDKPTSGSPVKKAKAASAKTSVLDRVAQKHGNSELVSPLSQTHAPQTDKKPDDEAYRWRPSKPIVAEEKKELTPTQIKNALEHIKTPEMVEKLLQESVGEDAWSATIQGLNIPKLVEQLALNSSFKKTDSSIELHLRATQAHLNTDRAQSELLQALNTAYAEECHLTVTISDEGETPLELREKLYQAKLQQAFLSLESDSVVQFIEKRFAAELDRDSVRPI; this is encoded by the coding sequence ATGAGTTATCTTGCCTTAGCGCGAAAATGGCGTCCAACCAAATTTAATGAAGTGGTTGGTCAAGCCCATGTTCTTACAGCATTGGAGAACGCACTTAGCCAGAATAGGTTGCACCATGCTTACCTGTTCAGTGGCACTCGAGGTGTGGGAAAAACCTCCATCGGTCGCCTCTTTGCTAAGGGGCTAAACTGTGAAACGGGAATTACTTCCGAACCTTGTGGTGAATGTTCTACATGCCGTGAAATTGATGAAGGGCGATTTGTTGATTTATTAGAGATTGATGCAGCGTCTCGTACTAAGGTTGAAGATACTCGAGAACTACTCGACAACGTTCAGTATAAACCGGCTCGTGGTCGATTTAAGGTTTACCTGATCGATGAAGTTCACATGCTCTCAAGGCACAGTTTTAACGCGCTTTTAAAGACGTTAGAAGAGCCGCCAGAATATGTGAAATTCCTTCTTGCGACCACAGACCCGCAAAAACTGCCGGTGACGATTTTATCTCGTTGTCTTCAATTCCATTTGAAGCCAATCAGCGTTGATAATATTCACCAGCAGTTAGACCGAATTTTAGAACAAGAGCAAGTCACAGCAGATGCTCGTGCTCTAGGCATGATCTCGCACGCTGCTGACGGCAGTATGCGTGATGCGTTGAGCTTGACTGATCAAGCGATTGCTTTGGGTAATGGCAGTATTATCACTGATACGGTTGCTCATATGTTAGGTACGCTTGATACCGATCAAGCGATCCATTTGTTAGAGGCGATTAGCAGCAAGCAAGCTCAAGTGGCAATGGATAGTATCCAAACGCTTGCGGAAAATGGTGTTGAGTGGGATGGCTTACTGCGCCAGTTGTCTACTCAGTTGCACCGTGTTGCTATGTACCAAGCTTTACCATCAACACTGGATCAAAGCCAACCTGATGCGGCTAAAATTGAGTTGTTGGCTAAAAGCTTAACGCCGCAAGACGTACAGCTCTATTATCAGATTGCACTTAAAGGTCGTGAGGATTTACCTCTCTCTCCAACTGAACGTGTTGGGTTAGAGATGATTGTCTTACGTATGATGGCATTTCGCCCCGCACAAAGCGTCGAAGCAAGTGCTATTACGAGCAGCGACAATACCGCAGCTTCTGTACTGGAAACTGCGCCAAGTCAGCAAGAGCTACGCAGCAAACCTGAGCCTCAGCCGAGTGCTTCTCAAAGAGCACCGTCTCAGTCTGTTGGTCAAGATCAGCCAGCTCCTGTTACTCCTGCGCCATCTAGTCCACGACAGGCTGTGCCAACGCCGCAATCGCAAGCTCAGTACAATCAAGCTTCGCAAGCCCCTGTCTCTGATCCGCATTATGATCAGATGGTTCCGCAGTATGATGATGTTCCTCCGAGTGACTACCATCATGGGAACGTACCACCAGAATATGGAAATAGTCCGTACCCTGATAGCTCGTATTCTGATGGCAAGCATGCGAATGAATCCTATGCGAACTCAGGTACAGCACAAGAGTCGCCTGTAACGAGACCGGCTGAACGACCTGTTCAAGCGCCCGCGAGCAATACGCCTGCGTCCCCTGTGAGTAGCCTTCGTCATCAGTTACGCTCTCAGCGTCGCAATCAAAGCGGCGACAAGCCAACGTCTGGTTCTCCAGTAAAAAAGGCTAAAGCGGCATCAGCAAAAACGTCAGTATTAGACCGTGTAGCGCAAAAGCACGGTAATTCTGAGTTGGTGTCGCCACTTTCTCAAACTCATGCGCCGCAAACAGATAAAAAACCAGATGATGAAGCATATCGCTGGCGTCCATCTAAACCTATTGTGGCTGAAGAGAAAAAAGAGCTTACACCGACTCAGATAAAAAATGCATTAGAGCATATTAAAACCCCAGAAATGGTGGAAAAATTACTGCAAGAATCTGTGGGGGAAGATGCTTGGTCTGCAACCATTCAAGGGTTAAACATTCCTAAATTGGTTGAGCAGCTCGCATTGAATTCGTCATTTAAGAAAACAGATTCGTCGATTGAACTTCACTTAAGGGCGACACAAGCCCACTTGAATACCGATCGTGCACAGAGTGAACTACTACAAGCACTGAACACTGCGTACGCTGAAGAGTGTCATCTAACGGTGACGATCAGTGACGAAGGTGAAACACCTTTGGAACTACGCGAAAAACTCTATCAAGCGAAGCTTCAACAAGCATTTCTCAGCTTAGAAAGTGATTCAGTCGTACAATTTATTGAAAAACGCTTTGCGGCAGAGCTTGATCGCGATAGTGTTCGACCAATTTAA
- a CDS encoding LysR family transcriptional regulator — protein sequence MKLDDLNLFRLVVENGSYTATSRKTMIPVATITRRIQALEDSLNLRLLNRHARKLSLTEAGERFFNECSPLLQSLASTTEELTDECRGASGKIKISAPSNLTKRMMMPMFCEFMKKYPDINLELTMSNQADQLDPTEWDVIFRVGPQRDSSLIARKLSEVKDILVASPDYLAAHPAPTHAEELTQHSLLKGRPLIKWQLTNSNGETIVNCEKGRFQANALNVIRHACSDGLGITLMPDVMIREYIEDGSLVQILEEWSANSRDIYMLYNHKDHLPEKVRLFIDFMIAYSLH from the coding sequence ATGAAATTAGACGATTTAAACCTATTTCGACTCGTTGTCGAAAATGGAAGCTATACTGCAACATCGCGTAAAACCATGATTCCTGTTGCAACAATTACCCGACGTATCCAAGCTCTAGAGGATTCTTTAAACTTAAGGCTTTTAAATCGTCACGCTCGCAAACTCTCATTAACCGAGGCTGGCGAACGTTTTTTCAATGAATGCTCTCCTCTATTGCAGAGTTTAGCCTCAACCACGGAAGAGCTAACGGACGAATGTCGTGGTGCCTCTGGTAAAATTAAAATATCGGCACCATCAAACTTAACAAAGCGCATGATGATGCCAATGTTTTGTGAGTTCATGAAAAAGTATCCTGATATTAATCTGGAGCTAACCATGAGCAATCAAGCCGATCAGCTCGACCCAACAGAGTGGGATGTTATTTTCCGCGTCGGTCCACAAAGAGATTCGAGCCTGATCGCAAGAAAACTGAGTGAAGTAAAAGATATTTTAGTAGCGAGTCCTGACTATTTGGCAGCCCACCCGGCTCCTACGCATGCTGAAGAGCTAACACAACATTCATTGTTGAAAGGTCGCCCATTAATCAAATGGCAACTGACAAACTCGAACGGTGAAACCATTGTTAACTGTGAGAAAGGTCGATTCCAAGCCAATGCACTGAATGTGATTCGTCATGCTTGTTCTGATGGGCTTGGGATTACGCTGATGCCAGATGTCATGATCAGAGAGTACATTGAAGACGGCAGCCTTGTTCAGATCCTTGAGGAGTGGAGTGCAAACTCGCGTGATATCTACATGCTTTACAATCACAAAGATCACCTACCAGAAAAAGTGCGTCTGTTTATCGACTTTATGATTGCCTACAGCCTTCATTAA
- the apt gene encoding adenine phosphoribosyltransferase, translating into MTTETISLIKSSIKSIQDYPKAGILFRDVTSLMEDPAAYRATIQLLVEKYQGMGFTKVVGTEARGFLFGAPLALELGVGFVPVRKPGKLPRNTIAQTYELEYGVDTLEIHTDAIVEGDKVLVVDDLLATGGTIEATTKLIRQLGGVVEHAAFVINLPEIGGEKRLQGLDLNVYSICEFEGH; encoded by the coding sequence ATGACTACAGAAACAATTTCTCTGATCAAATCAAGTATCAAAAGCATCCAAGATTACCCAAAAGCGGGCATTTTATTCCGTGATGTAACAAGCTTGATGGAAGACCCAGCGGCATACCGCGCAACAATTCAATTGCTGGTAGAAAAATACCAAGGCATGGGCTTTACCAAAGTGGTAGGAACGGAAGCTCGTGGGTTCCTATTTGGTGCTCCTCTTGCTTTAGAATTAGGGGTTGGTTTTGTCCCAGTTCGTAAACCTGGAAAACTGCCTCGCAACACTATCGCGCAAACTTATGAGCTAGAGTATGGTGTTGATACACTAGAAATTCACACAGATGCGATTGTGGAAGGTGATAAAGTTCTTGTTGTTGATGACCTGCTGGCGACTGGTGGCACTATTGAAGCGACAACTAAGCTTATCCGCCAATTAGGTGGTGTAGTGGAGCATGCTGCTTTTGTTATCAACTTGCCAGAAATTGGTGGTGAGAAGCGCCTTCAAGGTTTAGACCTGAACGTATACAGCATTTGCGAATTTGAAGGGCATTAA
- the recR gene encoding recombination mediator RecR, with translation MRTSHMLEHLMEALRCLPGVGPKSAQRMAFHLLQRDRKGGLQLADALSQAMTEIGHCNECRTFTEEETCHICTNPKRQENGQLCVVESPADIAAIEATGQFSGRFFVLMGHLSPLDGIGPSDIGLDTLDYRLRRGDISEVILATNPTVEGEATAHYIAELCHAHEVGASRIAHGVPVGGELELVDGTTLSHSLLGRQRI, from the coding sequence ATGCGTACTAGCCATATGCTGGAGCATTTGATGGAGGCCTTACGCTGTCTACCTGGGGTTGGTCCCAAGTCGGCACAACGTATGGCCTTTCATTTGTTACAGCGAGACAGAAAAGGTGGTCTGCAACTCGCGGATGCACTTTCTCAAGCAATGACTGAAATAGGGCATTGCAATGAGTGTCGAACTTTTACAGAAGAAGAAACATGCCATATTTGTACGAATCCAAAGCGTCAAGAAAATGGACAGTTATGTGTGGTGGAAAGCCCTGCTGATATCGCAGCCATTGAAGCGACAGGCCAGTTCTCAGGCCGATTTTTTGTTTTAATGGGGCACCTATCTCCATTAGATGGGATTGGTCCGAGCGATATTGGTTTAGATACGCTGGATTATCGCTTACGTCGTGGAGATATCTCAGAAGTTATCTTAGCAACCAACCCAACGGTTGAAGGGGAAGCGACGGCTCACTACATTGCTGAGCTTTGCCATGCCCATGAAGTTGGCGCAAGTCGAATCGCTCACGGTGTTCCTGTTGGTGGTGAGTTAGAGTTGGTGGATGGCACAACATTGTCTCATTCGCTACTGGGTCGACAACGAATCTAA
- a CDS encoding YcgN family cysteine cluster protein, which yields MSTPFWQEKTLGQMTEQEWESLCDGCGKCCLHKLMDEDSDDVYYTNVACSLLNSKTCSCKDYPNRFESGEECLKLTRDKVDEFNWLPETCSYRVLAEGKPLPAWHPLITGSKSAMHAEGESVRNKVVYEIDVVDWEDHILNHPNRN from the coding sequence ATGAGCACTCCATTCTGGCAAGAGAAAACCCTAGGACAAATGACTGAACAAGAGTGGGAATCTCTTTGTGACGGTTGTGGGAAGTGTTGCTTGCATAAATTAATGGATGAAGATAGCGATGATGTTTACTACACCAACGTTGCGTGCAGCTTACTCAATAGCAAAACCTGTTCATGTAAAGATTACCCAAACCGATTTGAATCTGGTGAAGAGTGCTTGAAGCTAACTCGCGATAAAGTTGACGAGTTTAACTGGTTGCCTGAAACCTGTTCTTACCGAGTGCTAGCGGAAGGAAAACCTTTACCTGCATGGCATCCACTGATCACAGGTTCAAAATCTGCAATGCACGCAGAGGGTGAAAGTGTACGAAATAAAGTAGTATACGAAATTGATGTGGTTGATTGGGAGGACCACATTTTGAATCACCCAAATCGTAACTAA
- a CDS encoding mechanosensitive ion channel domain-containing protein: MEPFFRRYSIFSFFSLLVLLATFVMPRALAEEEVEVEVEAPVLSKVEQNIAQVNQDIQELSNALTTATGNEKDAIQLQLFQKNDDLRSFLAGAVSRGTIPKDKLISQVKMQQKYSQGAAIYLEEKIRALNDKINAATDEQRLAMLNESQELQTYLDTVVEANWQNIEWLKSLGVDESKPEKMYRELVVKRLRLTYASVEYFNQQVKSVGKQLAVSPESEKASLQLSQLVINQRLDIAVDSLRSILSIADKLDIDTSEYKRLMFEVTGSITQDLLDSKVLWSLVTNWSSDLWSWVANNAPQHVFQLFVFVFILFASSVAAKLVRKITSKAVVSKNLKLSQLMQNFFITISGNVVWVLGILVGLSQLGLNLTPVLTGFGIAGVIIGFALQDTLSNFAAGMMLLIYKPFDVGDFVFAGGVDGKVSHMSLVNTTIKTFDNQIIIVPNSKIWGDVIKNVTHERVRRVDMIFGIGYGDDLLKAESVLTDIVTTHPAVLRTPEPAIKVHTLNTSSVDFIVRPWVKTEDYWDVYWDVTKEVKLRFDREGISIPFPQQDVHLHMVKGQQES; this comes from the coding sequence ATGGAACCGTTTTTCCGTCGCTATTCAATTTTCTCTTTTTTTAGTTTGTTGGTGTTACTTGCCACTTTTGTTATGCCTAGAGCCTTAGCCGAGGAAGAGGTTGAGGTTGAGGTTGAGGCTCCGGTTTTATCGAAAGTGGAGCAAAATATTGCGCAAGTTAATCAGGATATTCAAGAGTTATCGAATGCATTAACTACCGCAACAGGTAATGAGAAAGACGCGATTCAACTTCAACTGTTCCAAAAAAATGATGATCTACGCTCTTTTTTGGCTGGAGCGGTTAGCCGAGGAACCATCCCTAAAGATAAACTGATTTCTCAAGTTAAAATGCAGCAAAAATACTCCCAAGGCGCTGCGATTTATTTAGAAGAGAAAATCCGAGCGCTTAATGACAAAATAAATGCCGCCACGGATGAACAACGGCTTGCAATGCTAAACGAGTCTCAAGAGTTGCAAACCTATCTTGATACGGTTGTGGAGGCTAATTGGCAAAATATCGAATGGCTTAAATCCCTCGGGGTGGACGAAAGCAAACCGGAGAAAATGTATCGGGAGTTGGTAGTAAAGCGGCTGAGGTTGACTTATGCATCTGTTGAATATTTTAACCAGCAGGTCAAAAGTGTCGGTAAACAGTTAGCGGTGAGCCCTGAATCAGAAAAAGCGTCGCTTCAATTGAGCCAGTTAGTCATCAATCAACGACTTGATATTGCGGTTGATAGTTTGCGCTCCATACTCTCTATTGCCGATAAACTTGATATTGATACTTCAGAATATAAGCGTTTGATGTTTGAAGTGACGGGAAGTATCACTCAGGATTTACTCGACAGTAAAGTGCTCTGGTCTTTGGTGACAAATTGGTCTTCGGACCTTTGGAGTTGGGTGGCGAACAATGCGCCTCAGCACGTCTTCCAGTTATTTGTGTTTGTATTCATTCTGTTTGCAAGCAGTGTTGCGGCAAAGTTAGTACGTAAGATCACTAGCAAAGCGGTTGTATCAAAAAACCTGAAATTATCGCAATTGATGCAGAACTTTTTTATCACCATATCGGGCAATGTGGTGTGGGTTCTCGGTATTTTAGTCGGGCTATCTCAATTAGGGCTTAATTTAACACCAGTTCTGACCGGTTTCGGTATCGCGGGTGTCATCATCGGTTTTGCATTGCAAGATACGTTATCGAACTTTGCAGCAGGTATGATGCTGCTGATTTATAAACCATTTGATGTTGGCGATTTTGTTTTTGCTGGTGGAGTCGATGGTAAGGTGAGCCATATGAGCTTGGTTAACACAACGATCAAAACCTTTGATAACCAAATTATTATTGTGCCCAATAGTAAGATATGGGGTGATGTGATTAAGAATGTGACGCATGAAAGAGTTCGCCGAGTCGATATGATTTTTGGTATTGGCTATGGCGATGACTTGCTAAAAGCGGAGTCTGTTTTGACTGACATTGTTACCACCCATCCTGCTGTGTTACGAACGCCTGAGCCCGCAATTAAAGTACATACGTTGAACACTTCTTCTGTGGATTTCATAGTCCGCCCTTGGGTGAAAACTGAGGATTATTGGGATGTGTATTGGGACGTAACGAAAGAGGTTAAACTGAGGTTTGATCGTGAGGGGATCTCGATTCCATTCCCACAGCAAGATGTTCATCTGCATATGGTGAAAGGTCAGCAAGAATCCTGA
- a CDS encoding YbaB/EbfC family nucleoid-associated protein, with protein sequence MFGKGGMGNLMKQAQQMQDRMQKLQEEIANMEITGESGAGLVKVTITGSHSVRRVEIDESLMEDDKEMLEDLIAAAFNDAARRVEETQKEKMGSVTGGMQLPPGMKMPF encoded by the coding sequence ATGTTTGGTAAAGGCGGTATGGGCAACCTAATGAAGCAAGCCCAGCAAATGCAAGATCGCATGCAAAAGCTTCAAGAAGAAATTGCAAATATGGAAATAACAGGCGAGTCAGGTGCTGGTCTAGTTAAAGTTACTATCACTGGTAGCCACAGCGTTCGCCGTGTTGAAATCGACGAAAGCTTGATGGAAGACGACAAAGAGATGCTTGAAGATCTTATTGCTGCTGCATTTAACGATGCTGCTCGTCGCGTTGAAGAGACTCAAAAAGAAAAAATGGGCTCAGTAACTGGCGGTATGCAATTACCACCAGGCATGAAGATGCCATTCTAA
- a CDS encoding YbaN family protein, with translation MIGGLSLLLGIVGIVLPLLPTTPFLLLSSACFVRSSPRFHHWLHTQKTLGPILENWQRNGAVTSKVKMRGLVLILLSFSFSIFIAPILWVKFTLIAMLVVLITWFVRIPVHEPVANRQENH, from the coding sequence GTGATTGGTGGCCTTAGTCTTCTACTGGGTATCGTGGGGATCGTGCTGCCACTCTTACCTACCACACCCTTTTTATTGCTTTCTAGTGCTTGCTTTGTCCGCAGTAGTCCTCGGTTCCATCACTGGTTGCATACTCAAAAAACGCTTGGCCCCATTCTAGAAAACTGGCAAAGAAACGGCGCTGTTACGAGCAAAGTTAAAATGCGCGGTTTGGTTCTCATTCTGTTGAGTTTCTCTTTTTCTATCTTCATTGCCCCGATTCTTTGGGTGAAATTTACCCTGATTGCTATGCTTGTGGTGCTGATCACTTGGTTTGTTCGTATCCCAGTGCACGAGCCAGTTGCTAACCGGCAAGAAAATCACTAG
- a CDS encoding response regulator: MYKTHSRSIMTSAQEAINPKLIMLVDDDPIFRRITTAYLEVQGYKIIEAENGLDGLQKLRHSEPDLILCDLSMPILDGIEFVEEVSLEYPSLPLIVVSATEEMSDVAKALRFGIKDFLPKPIDNHEHLTSAIENTLEDTFNHLADQRDFASQWFRVDDGGDIPADQELHWHLEYLENNPSSARSLLHALLPDKDTSQGSWKCSYRLLQSIDNMPLVFDYAWLINGQFAFYLVDSSSIEEGGVATTLLVRALFDDYLRNLKCFNADLKDMAEILEKGLACSECAAPVEALFGVADLSQGTLSILPAGLDGQWSNGYVSQHLPAGVRLGENCVKNFITMDLPIQSGCQLSLSKLGASSFSLDIHQGSSQ; the protein is encoded by the coding sequence ATGTATAAAACTCACAGTCGATCCATAATGACCTCGGCACAAGAAGCGATCAACCCAAAACTGATCATGTTGGTCGATGATGACCCTATCTTTCGACGCATCACAACAGCGTATTTAGAAGTTCAGGGCTACAAAATTATTGAAGCGGAGAATGGTTTAGATGGCTTACAGAAGTTAAGACATTCAGAACCTGATCTGATTCTGTGTGATCTCTCAATGCCAATATTAGACGGCATCGAATTTGTAGAAGAGGTCAGTTTAGAGTACCCATCGCTGCCATTGATTGTTGTTTCTGCAACAGAAGAGATGTCAGATGTTGCCAAAGCATTGCGTTTCGGGATTAAAGATTTTTTACCCAAACCCATCGATAACCATGAGCATCTAACCTCTGCAATTGAAAATACCTTAGAGGATACGTTTAACCACCTCGCCGATCAGCGCGATTTTGCCAGCCAATGGTTTCGCGTGGATGATGGTGGTGACATACCAGCGGATCAAGAATTGCATTGGCATTTAGAGTATTTAGAGAATAATCCATCCTCGGCTCGTAGCTTGCTTCATGCGTTGTTACCCGACAAAGATACATCTCAAGGCAGCTGGAAGTGCAGTTATCGATTATTACAGTCAATCGATAACATGCCGTTGGTTTTTGATTATGCTTGGTTGATCAACGGACAGTTTGCTTTTTATCTCGTCGATTCCTCTTCAATAGAGGAGGGTGGAGTTGCCACGACTTTGCTAGTTCGTGCACTTTTTGATGATTACTTACGTAATTTGAAGTGCTTCAATGCCGATCTCAAAGATATGGCAGAGATTCTGGAGAAAGGGCTCGCTTGCTCAGAGTGTGCCGCACCGGTTGAGGCGTTATTTGGTGTCGCTGATTTATCGCAAGGTACGTTGTCTATCTTACCTGCGGGTTTAGATGGGCAGTGGTCAAATGGATATGTAAGTCAGCACCTTCCCGCGGGAGTTCGGTTAGGGGAAAATTGCGTTAAAAATTTCATCACAATGGATTTACCGATTCAGTCTGGCTGCCAGCTCTCATTGAGTAAGTTGGGCGCAAGCAGCTTTAGTTTAGATATTCATCAAGGCTCTAGCCAATAG
- a CDS encoding YkgJ family cysteine cluster protein, whose translation MDCRLGCGACCIAPSISSSIPGMEKGKPAGVRCIQLNDDNLCKLFGKPERPKVCHAFKACPDVCGKTNQQALDNITELERIT comes from the coding sequence ATGGATTGCAGACTCGGATGTGGCGCTTGTTGTATCGCCCCTAGCATATCTTCTTCTATACCAGGGATGGAAAAAGGAAAGCCGGCAGGAGTTCGTTGTATTCAACTTAACGATGACAACTTGTGCAAACTCTTTGGTAAGCCGGAACGACCAAAGGTGTGTCACGCTTTTAAAGCTTGTCCGGATGTTTGCGGGAAAACCAATCAACAAGCGCTAGACAACATCACGGAACTCGAACGAATCACCTAA